A single region of the Pseudomonas mandelii genome encodes:
- the adk gene encoding adenylate kinase — protein MRVILLGAPGAGKGTQAKFITEKFGIPQISTGDMLRAAVKAGTELGLIAKSVMDSGGLVSDDLIINLVKERISQADCANGFLFDGFPRTIPQAEALVKAGVELDHVVEIDVKDEDIVQRIAGRRVHEASGRVYHIVYNPPKIAGKDDITGEELVQRKDDTEETVRHRLSVYHAQTEPLVKFYQELSTAQGKPKYSHIEGVGSVEAITGKVLEALN, from the coding sequence ATGCGCGTCATTCTGCTGGGAGCTCCCGGGGCCGGTAAAGGTACTCAGGCTAAGTTCATCACCGAAAAGTTCGGCATCCCGCAAATCTCCACCGGCGACATGCTGCGTGCCGCAGTCAAGGCTGGCACCGAGCTGGGCCTGATCGCCAAGAGCGTCATGGACAGCGGTGGCCTTGTGTCCGATGACCTGATCATCAATCTGGTCAAGGAACGCATCAGCCAGGCCGATTGCGCCAACGGTTTCCTGTTTGACGGTTTCCCGCGCACCATTCCCCAGGCTGAAGCCCTGGTGAAAGCCGGCGTCGAGCTGGATCACGTGGTCGAGATCGACGTCAAGGACGAGGACATCGTCCAGCGTATCGCCGGTCGTCGCGTGCATGAGGCTTCAGGTCGCGTGTACCACATCGTCTACAACCCGCCGAAAATTGCCGGTAAGGACGACATCACTGGCGAAGAGCTGGTACAGCGCAAAGACGATACCGAAGAAACCGTGCGTCATCGTCTCTCCGTCTACCACGCTCAGACCGAGCCTTTGGTGAAGTTTTACCAGGAGCTGTCCACCGCTCAAGGCAAACCGAAGTACAGCCACATCGAAGGTGTTGGCTCGGTTGAAGCGATTACCGGCAAGGTGCTTGAAGCGCTGAACTGA
- the ppc gene encoding phosphoenolpyruvate carboxylase, with amino-acid sequence MTDIDARLREDVHLLGELLGNTIREQYGDGFLDKIEQIRKGAKADRRGSMDAELSASLNQLSEDELLPVARAFNQFLNLANIAEQYQLIHRREESQPAPFEARVLPELLARLRAEGHSAESLARQLGRLEIELVLTAHPTEVARRTLIQKYDAIAAQLAAQDHRDLTTAEREQIQAKLQRLIAEAWHTEEIRRTRPTPVDEAKWGFAVIEHSLWQAIPNYMRKADKALHAATGLHLPLESAPIRFASWMGGDRDGNPNVTAAVTREVLLLARWMAADLYVRDIDHLAAELSMQQASDALKAKAGDSAEPYRAVLKQLRERLRATRNWAHASLTATTPAPADVLQNNRDLLDPLELCYHSLHECGMGVIADGPLLDCLRRAVTFGLFLVRLDVRQDSSRHTAAMTEITDYLGLGRYEDWSEEERIAFLVREQNNRRPLLPAYFKPSADTAEVLATCREIAAAPGASLGSYVISMAGAASDVLAVQLLLKESGVLRPMRVVPLFETLADLDNAGPVIEKLLLLPGYRSRLQGPQEVMIGYSDSAKDAGTTAAAWAQYRAQERLVDICREQQVELLLFHGRGGTVGRGGGPAHAAILSQPPGSVAGRFRTTEQGEMIRFKFGLPDIAEQNLNLYLAAVLEATLLPPPPPEPAWRHLMDELAADGVKAYRAVVRENPQFVEYFRQSTPEQELGRLPLGSRPAKRRAGGIESLRAIPWIFGWTQTRLMLPAWLGWEAALSKALERGEGELLGQMREQWPFFRTRIDMLEMVLAKADADIARSYDERLVEPDLLPLGAHLRDLLSQACAVVLGLTGQSQLLAHSPDTLEFIRLRNTYLDPLHLLQAELLARSRQQEVAQGSPVEQALLVSVAGIAAGLRNTG; translated from the coding sequence ATGACCGATATTGATGCACGCTTGCGCGAGGACGTTCACCTGTTGGGTGAGCTGTTGGGCAACACCATTCGTGAACAGTACGGGGACGGCTTTCTCGACAAGATCGAGCAGATCCGCAAGGGCGCCAAAGCCGACCGTCGCGGTTCGATGGACGCCGAGCTGAGCGCCAGCCTCAACCAATTGAGCGAAGACGAGTTGTTGCCGGTGGCGCGGGCGTTCAACCAGTTTCTCAACCTGGCCAATATCGCCGAGCAGTATCAGTTGATTCACCGCCGGGAAGAGTCGCAACCGGCGCCGTTTGAAGCACGGGTGTTGCCGGAACTGCTCGCGCGCCTGCGTGCCGAGGGACATAGCGCCGAATCCCTGGCCCGGCAACTGGGACGGCTGGAAATCGAGCTGGTCCTCACCGCGCACCCGACCGAAGTGGCGCGCCGCACGCTGATCCAGAAGTACGACGCCATCGCAGCGCAACTGGCCGCACAGGATCATCGCGACCTGACGACAGCCGAACGCGAGCAGATCCAGGCGAAGTTGCAGCGCCTGATCGCCGAAGCCTGGCACACCGAAGAAATCCGCCGCACCCGCCCGACGCCAGTCGACGAAGCCAAATGGGGTTTCGCGGTGATCGAGCATTCGTTGTGGCAGGCGATCCCCAACTACATGCGCAAGGCCGATAAAGCCCTGCACGCCGCCACCGGCCTGCATCTGCCGCTCGAAAGCGCGCCGATTCGCTTTGCCTCGTGGATGGGCGGCGACCGTGACGGCAACCCGAACGTGACGGCCGCCGTGACCCGGGAGGTGTTGCTGCTGGCGCGCTGGATGGCTGCGGATTTGTACGTGCGCGACATCGATCACCTCGCCGCTGAACTGTCGATGCAACAGGCCAGCGATGCACTGAAAGCCAAGGCAGGGGACAGCGCCGAACCTTATCGCGCGGTGCTTAAGCAGTTGCGTGAACGTCTGCGGGCCACGCGTAATTGGGCGCATGCCTCTTTGACGGCCACCACCCCGGCACCGGCCGATGTGCTGCAAAACAACCGCGACCTGCTGGATCCGCTGGAGTTGTGTTACCACTCCTTGCACGAGTGCGGCATGGGCGTGATCGCTGACGGTCCATTGCTCGATTGCCTGCGTCGGGCGGTGACCTTCGGGCTGTTCCTGGTGCGGCTCGATGTGCGCCAGGATTCGTCCCGTCACACGGCGGCGATGACTGAAATTACCGACTACCTCGGCCTCGGTCGCTACGAAGACTGGAGCGAGGAAGAGCGCATCGCCTTCCTGGTGCGTGAGCAGAACAATCGGCGGCCGTTGCTGCCAGCGTACTTCAAGCCGTCGGCCGACACCGCCGAAGTGCTGGCGACGTGCCGGGAAATTGCTGCCGCCCCGGGGGCCTCGCTCGGCTCTTATGTGATCTCCATGGCCGGTGCCGCTTCCGACGTGCTCGCCGTGCAACTGTTGCTCAAAGAGTCCGGCGTATTGCGGCCGATGCGTGTGGTGCCGTTGTTCGAAACCCTCGCCGACCTCGACAACGCCGGCCCTGTGATTGAAAAGCTGTTGCTGCTGCCGGGCTATCGCTCGCGCCTGCAAGGGCCGCAGGAAGTGATGATCGGCTATTCCGACTCGGCCAAGGACGCAGGCACCACCGCCGCGGCCTGGGCGCAGTATCGGGCGCAGGAGCGTTTGGTCGACATCTGCCGCGAGCAGCAAGTCGAGCTGCTGTTGTTCCACGGTCGCGGCGGCACCGTGGGGCGCGGTGGTGGTCCGGCGCACGCGGCGATTCTGTCGCAGCCGCCCGGTTCAGTGGCGGGGCGTTTCCGCACCACCGAGCAGGGGGAAATGATTCGTTTCAAATTCGGCCTGCCGGACATCGCAGAGCAGAACCTCAATCTGTACTTGGCGGCGGTGCTGGAAGCGACACTGTTGCCACCGCCGCCACCGGAACCGGCGTGGCGCCATTTGATGGACGAATTGGCCGCCGACGGCGTCAAGGCTTACCGCGCCGTGGTGCGGGAAAATCCGCAGTTCGTCGAGTACTTCCGCCAATCCACCCCGGAGCAGGAGTTGGGTCGCTTGCCGTTGGGCAGCCGCCCGGCCAAGCGCCGCGCCGGCGGGATTGAAAGCCTGCGCGCCATTCCATGGATCTTCGGCTGGACCCAGACGCGCCTGATGTTGCCGGCCTGGCTCGGCTGGGAAGCGGCGCTGAGCAAGGCGCTGGAACGCGGTGAAGGTGAGCTGCTGGGGCAGATGCGCGAACAGTGGCCGTTTTTCCGTACACGCATCGACATGCTGGAAATGGTCCTGGCCAAAGCCGATGCCGACATCGCCCGATCCTACGATGAGCGTCTGGTCGAGCCGGATTTGCTCCCTTTGGGTGCGCATTTGCGCGACCTATTGTCGCAGGCGTGCGCTGTGGTCCTCGGGTTGACCGGTCAGTCTCAGCTACTGGCACATAGCCCAGACACCCTCGAATTCATCCGCTTGCGCAACACCTATCTCGACCCGCTTCATCTATTGCAGGCCGAACTGTTGGCGCGTTCGCGGCAACAGGAAGTGGCGCAGGGCAGCCCGGTAGAACAGGCGCTGCTGGTGTCTGTGGCGGGGATTGCTGCCGGTTTGCGAAATACCGGCTAA
- a CDS encoding DUF4398 domain-containing protein, giving the protein MELKTMKTRTAKSSFTHVRSLKLAALAIGSSFVLAGCAGNPPTEQFAVTQSAVNGAVSAGGTEFAAVEMKSAQDKLKQAEIAMHDKKYAEAKVLAEQAEWDARVAERKAQAMKAEQAVKDSQKGVQELRQESQRTVQ; this is encoded by the coding sequence ATGGAGTTGAAGACCATGAAGACCCGAACTGCCAAATCCTCGTTCACCCACGTGCGTAGTCTGAAACTGGCTGCCCTGGCAATCGGCAGCAGCTTCGTACTGGCCGGTTGTGCTGGCAATCCGCCGACCGAGCAATTCGCCGTGACCCAATCGGCTGTGAATGGCGCCGTCAGCGCCGGCGGCACCGAGTTCGCCGCCGTGGAAATGAAGTCCGCGCAGGACAAGCTCAAGCAAGCCGAAATCGCCATGCACGACAAAAAGTATGCCGAGGCCAAAGTGCTGGCAGAGCAGGCTGAGTGGGACGCTCGCGTAGCCGAACGCAAAGCTCAGGCGATGAAAGCCGAACAAGCTGTGAAGGACTCTCAGAAAGGGGTTCAGGAACTGCGTCAGGAAAGCCAGCGCACCGTGCAGTAA
- a CDS encoding OmpA family protein: MRTQLMIPALLAASVALAACSTPPNANLEQARTNYSGLQANPQASKVAALETKDASDYLDKADKAYMDKKDPNEVDQLAYLTNQRVEVAKQTIALRTAEANLKNASAQRAQARLDARDQQIKQLQDSLNAKQTDRGTLVTFGDVLFATDKADLKSSGLVNINKLAQFLQENPDRKVIVEGYTDSTGTASHNQSLSERRANSVRMALVKMGVDPARVVAQGYGKEYPVAENTSTSGRAMNRRVEVTISNDNQPVMPRSAISSN, from the coding sequence ATGCGTACACAATTGATGATCCCCGCTCTCTTGGCCGCAAGCGTTGCACTGGCTGCCTGCTCCACACCGCCTAACGCGAACCTGGAACAGGCCCGCACCAACTACAGCGGCCTGCAAGCCAACCCGCAAGCCAGCAAAGTGGCGGCACTGGAAACCAAAGACGCCAGCGATTACCTGGACAAGGCCGACAAGGCCTATATGGACAAGAAAGACCCGAACGAGGTCGACCAACTGGCTTATCTGACCAACCAGCGTGTTGAAGTGGCGAAGCAAACCATCGCCCTGCGCACCGCTGAAGCCAACCTGAAAAATGCTTCGGCGCAACGTGCCCAGGCGCGTCTCGACGCTCGCGATCAGCAGATCAAGCAGCTGCAGGACAGCCTCAACGCCAAGCAGACCGATCGCGGTACGCTGGTGACTTTCGGTGACGTGCTGTTCGCCACCGACAAAGCTGACCTGAAATCCAGCGGTCTGGTGAACATCAACAAACTGGCGCAGTTCCTTCAGGAAAACCCTGATCGCAAAGTGATCGTCGAAGGCTACACCGACAGCACCGGTACGGCTTCGCATAACCAGTCGCTGTCCGAGCGTCGTGCCAATTCCGTGCGCATGGCGCTGGTGAAGATGGGCGTTGATCCAGCGCGCGTCGTTGCGCAGGGTTATGGCAAGGAATACCCGGTTGCGGAAAACACCAGCACCTCGGGTCGTGCGATGAACCGTCGTGTGGAAGTGACCATTTCCAACGACAACCAGCCCGTGATGCCGCGTTCGGCGATCAGCTCGAACTAA
- a CDS encoding alpha/beta hydrolase, producing MRILGILCLLLTLSGCSSLLFYPEPGQLFTPEKAKLDYREVNLTTADGLRLNAWWLPAKKGVEVKGTVLHLHGNGGNLPMHLGGSWWLPEEGYQVLLIDYRGYGLSEGEPSLPAIYQDIDAAFKWLDQAPEVKGKPLILLGQSLGGSMAVHYLVQHPERQKQLKAFVLDGVPASYRSIGRFALSNSWLTWAFQVPLSWLVPDGDSAINSMAQLNDVPKLIYHSIDDPIVPLSNGIRLYQAAPPPRVLQLTRGGHVQTFADPVWRKVMLRYLDDPQHFNGLRRLGEIPNYPAPPNSEDEPSESPQ from the coding sequence ATGAGAATCCTCGGCATCCTTTGCCTTCTCCTGACTTTGAGCGGTTGCAGCTCCCTGCTGTTCTACCCCGAACCCGGCCAGCTGTTCACCCCGGAAAAAGCCAAGCTCGACTACCGCGAAGTGAACCTGACCACCGCCGATGGCCTCAGGCTGAACGCCTGGTGGCTGCCGGCGAAAAAAGGTGTCGAGGTCAAGGGCACGGTGCTGCATCTGCACGGCAATGGCGGCAATCTGCCGATGCATCTGGGCGGCAGTTGGTGGTTGCCGGAGGAAGGCTATCAAGTGCTGTTGATCGATTATCGCGGTTACGGGTTGTCCGAAGGCGAACCGAGTCTGCCGGCGATATATCAGGACATCGACGCCGCGTTCAAGTGGCTCGACCAGGCACCGGAAGTCAAAGGCAAGCCGTTGATCCTGCTGGGCCAGAGCCTCGGCGGTTCCATGGCGGTTCACTACCTGGTCCAACATCCCGAACGGCAGAAACAACTCAAGGCTTTCGTCCTCGACGGCGTGCCCGCCAGTTATCGCAGCATCGGCCGGTTCGCCCTGAGCAATTCCTGGCTGACCTGGGCGTTCCAGGTGCCGCTTTCGTGGCTGGTGCCGGACGGTGACAGCGCGATTAACTCCATGGCGCAGCTCAACGACGTACCGAAACTGATCTACCACAGCATCGACGATCCGATCGTGCCCCTTTCCAACGGCATCCGTCTGTATCAAGCTGCGCCGCCGCCACGCGTGCTGCAATTGACCCGCGGTGGTCATGTGCAGACATTTGCCGACCCGGTCTGGCGCAAGGTCATGCTGCGGTATCTCGACGACCCGCAGCATTTCAACGGCCTGCGCCGCTTGGGTGAAATCCCCAACTACCCGGCACCCCCGAATTCAGAAGATGAACCATCAGAGAGTCCGCAATGA
- a CDS encoding flavohemoglobin expression-modulating QEGLA motif protein, with protein sequence MDDYQQTIRILSDRIVLAQTPIRVLDAVKWDDSIRKGFLKAKGKEMPAVDRDYYLNRPLSFDSSKVKLEFQNIERDITRQLGQFNPVGQIMRRMCKEYRMVVRMLEARGTEDFGLISQELYGAASDAFHAGDPTLSDLGLMLSDYLNNIDGRGDLKDEPKILTAKDAVHLLQTRLSKVFGEAEETIRVFESDGIVADAAAGADYIKIRTDAMFNERDVRALEVHEGLVHVGTTLNGLNQPICTFLSKGPPSSTVTQEGLAILMEIITFASYPSRLRKLTNRTRAIHMVEEGADFLQVFEFFREQGFEMAESYGNASRVFRGSIPTGLPFTKDLSYLKGFIMVYNYIQLAVRKGKLEQIPLLFCGKTTLEDMRTLRQLVDEGLVVPPKYLPDQFRDLNALSAWMCFSNFLNHLSLDRIEADYSNIL encoded by the coding sequence GTGGACGATTACCAGCAGACGATACGCATTTTGTCCGATCGCATTGTGCTGGCGCAGACGCCGATTCGCGTCCTCGATGCGGTCAAGTGGGACGACAGCATCCGCAAGGGGTTCCTCAAGGCCAAGGGCAAGGAAATGCCCGCTGTAGATCGCGATTATTACCTCAATCGGCCGCTGTCGTTCGATTCCAGCAAAGTGAAGCTGGAGTTCCAGAACATCGAGCGTGACATCACCCGTCAGCTCGGCCAGTTCAACCCGGTCGGCCAAATCATGCGGCGCATGTGCAAGGAATACCGGATGGTGGTGCGCATGCTCGAAGCGCGCGGCACCGAAGATTTCGGCCTGATTTCCCAGGAGTTGTACGGCGCTGCTTCCGACGCGTTCCATGCCGGTGACCCGACCCTGTCCGACCTCGGCCTGATGCTCTCCGATTACCTGAACAACATCGATGGCCGGGGTGACCTGAAGGACGAGCCGAAAATCCTCACCGCCAAGGATGCCGTGCATTTGTTGCAAACCCGGCTGAGCAAAGTGTTTGGCGAGGCCGAAGAGACCATTCGGGTGTTCGAGTCCGACGGCATTGTCGCCGATGCGGCGGCCGGCGCCGACTACATCAAGATTCGCACCGACGCGATGTTCAACGAACGTGACGTGCGCGCCCTGGAAGTTCATGAAGGGCTGGTCCACGTCGGCACCACGCTCAACGGGCTGAACCAGCCGATCTGCACCTTCCTGTCCAAAGGCCCGCCGTCGTCGACGGTGACCCAGGAAGGGCTGGCGATCCTGATGGAAATCATCACCTTCGCGTCCTACCCGAGCCGCCTGCGCAAACTGACCAACCGCACCCGGGCCATTCACATGGTGGAGGAGGGCGCTGACTTCTTGCAGGTCTTCGAATTCTTCCGCGAGCAAGGCTTCGAAATGGCCGAAAGCTACGGCAATGCCAGCCGGGTGTTCCGTGGTTCGATACCGACCGGCCTGCCCTTTACCAAAGACTTGTCCTACCTCAAGGGCTTCATCATGGTTTACAACTACATTCAGTTGGCCGTGCGTAAGGGCAAGCTTGAACAGATTCCACTGCTGTTTTGCGGCAAGACCACGCTGGAAGACATGCGTACCTTGCGTCAGTTGGTGGACGAAGGGCTGGTGGTGCCGCCGAAGTATTTGCCGGATCAGTTCCGCGACCTGAACGCACTGTCGGCGTGGATGTGCTTCTCCAACTTCCTCAACCACCTGAGCCTGGACCGGATAGAAGCGGATTACTCCAACATTCTCTAA
- a CDS encoding TetR/AcrR family transcriptional regulator, with amino-acid sequence MNRAIAQEGAAGVATAVAESVQYQGRKASRQGSEQRRQDILDAAMRIVVRDGVRAVRHRAVAAEAGVPLSATTYYFKDIDDLLTDTFAQYVERSAAFMAKLWINNEGLLREMVVSGDGSPESRSQLADDIARLMADYVHRQLINRREHLMAEQAFRQEALLNPRLAELVRSHQQILLQGTCQLFQVLGSREPQQDAKVLTAIIGRMEYQGLLNDAEPVAEAEMLGILTRYMHLVLASV; translated from the coding sequence GTGAACCGTGCAATTGCTCAAGAAGGTGCAGCGGGCGTCGCCACTGCGGTCGCTGAAAGCGTTCAGTACCAGGGCCGCAAGGCCAGCCGACAGGGCAGCGAGCAGCGTCGACAGGACATTCTCGATGCGGCGATGCGCATTGTCGTGCGCGATGGCGTGCGGGCCGTGCGTCACCGAGCGGTAGCGGCCGAGGCCGGTGTGCCGCTGTCGGCCACCACTTATTACTTCAAGGATATCGATGACTTGCTCACCGATACCTTCGCCCAGTACGTGGAACGCAGCGCCGCGTTCATGGCCAAGTTGTGGATCAATAACGAGGGCCTGCTGCGCGAGATGGTGGTCAGCGGCGACGGCAGCCCCGAGTCGCGCTCGCAGCTGGCGGACGACATTGCGCGGTTGATGGCGGACTACGTTCACCGGCAACTGATCAACCGTCGCGAGCACTTGATGGCCGAACAGGCGTTCCGCCAGGAAGCGCTGCTGAACCCGCGCCTTGCTGAGCTGGTACGGTCACATCAGCAGATTCTGCTCCAGGGCACATGCCAGCTTTTCCAGGTATTGGGTTCGCGCGAACCACAACAGGATGCCAAAGTGTTGACGGCGATTATCGGACGGATGGAATATCAGGGCCTGCTCAACGACGCCGAGCCTGTCGCCGAAGCCGAAATGCTCGGTATCCTGACCCGCTACATGCATTTGGTTTTGGCGTCGGTGTAA
- the lysS gene encoding lysine--tRNA ligase, with protein sequence MSDLQLDPQALQQEENSLIALRKEKLAAERAKGNAFPNDFRRDNYCEDLQKQYADKTKEELAEAAIPVKVAGRIMLNRGSFMVIQDMTGRIQVYVNRKTLSEDTLAAVKTWDMGDIIAAVGTLARSGKGDLYVEMTEVRLLTKSLRPLPDKHHGLTDTEQRYRQRYVDLIVNEEVRQTFRVRSQVIAHIRSFLMKRDFLEVETPMLQTIPGGAAAKPFETHHNALDLEMFLRIAPELYLKRLVVGGFEKVFEINRNFRNEGVSTRHNPEFTMLEFYQAYADYEDNMDLTEELFRELAQLVLGSTDVPYGDKVFHFGEPFVRLSVFDSILKYNPELTADDLTDIEKARAIAKKAGAKVLGFEGLGKLQVMIFEELVEHKLEQPHFITQYPFEVSPLARRNDDNPSVTDRFELFIGGREIANAYSELNDAEDQAERFMAQVADKDAGDDEAMHYDADFVRALEYGMPPTAGEGIGIDRLVMLLTNSPSIRDVILFPHMRPQA encoded by the coding sequence ATGAGCGACCTACAACTCGACCCGCAAGCCCTGCAACAGGAAGAAAACTCCCTGATCGCCCTGCGCAAGGAAAAGCTTGCTGCCGAGCGCGCCAAGGGCAATGCCTTCCCCAACGACTTCCGCCGCGACAACTACTGCGAAGACTTGCAGAAACAGTACGCGGACAAGACCAAGGAAGAGCTGGCAGAGGCTGCAATCCCGGTCAAGGTTGCCGGTCGCATCATGCTCAACCGTGGCTCGTTCATGGTGATCCAGGACATGACCGGGCGCATCCAGGTCTACGTCAACCGTAAGACCCTGTCCGAAGACACCCTGGCCGCGGTGAAAACCTGGGACATGGGCGACATCATCGCAGCCGTTGGTACCCTGGCCCGTTCCGGCAAGGGCGACCTGTACGTTGAAATGACCGAAGTGCGACTGCTGACCAAATCGCTGCGCCCACTGCCGGACAAGCACCACGGCCTGACCGACACCGAACAGCGCTACCGTCAGCGTTACGTTGACCTGATCGTCAACGAAGAAGTGCGCCAGACCTTCCGCGTTCGTTCCCAAGTGATCGCGCACATCCGCAGCTTCCTGATGAAGCGTGACTTCCTCGAAGTCGAAACGCCGATGCTGCAAACCATTCCGGGTGGCGCAGCAGCCAAGCCGTTCGAGACGCACCACAACGCGCTGGACCTGGAAATGTTCCTGCGTATCGCGCCTGAGCTGTACCTCAAGCGCCTGGTGGTTGGCGGTTTCGAGAAAGTGTTCGAGATCAACCGCAACTTCCGTAACGAAGGCGTTTCGACGCGTCACAACCCTGAATTCACCATGTTGGAGTTCTACCAGGCGTACGCCGACTACGAAGACAACATGGACCTGACCGAAGAACTGTTCCGCGAACTCGCGCAACTGGTCCTGGGCAGCACCGACGTGCCGTATGGCGACAAAGTGTTCCACTTCGGCGAACCGTTCGTGCGTCTGTCGGTGTTCGACTCGATCCTCAAGTACAACCCCGAGCTGACCGCTGACGACCTGACGGACATCGAGAAGGCTCGCGCCATCGCCAAGAAGGCCGGCGCCAAGGTGCTGGGCTTCGAAGGTCTGGGCAAGTTGCAGGTGATGATTTTCGAAGAACTGGTCGAGCACAAGCTGGAGCAGCCGCACTTCATCACTCAGTACCCGTTCGAAGTGTCGCCGCTGGCCCGTCGTAACGACGACAACCCAAGCGTCACCGACCGTTTTGAACTGTTCATCGGCGGCCGCGAAATCGCCAACGCCTACTCCGAGTTGAACGACGCGGAAGACCAGGCCGAGCGCTTCATGGCGCAGGTGGCCGACAAGGACGCGGGCGACGACGAAGCCATGCACTACGACGCCGACTTCGTTCGCGCGCTGGAGTACGGCATGCCGCCAACGGCCGGTGAAGGGATCGGTATCGATCGTCTGGTGATGTTGTTGACCAACTCACCGTCGATCCGCGACGTGATCCTGTTCCCGCACATGCGGCCACAAGCGTAA
- the prfB gene encoding peptide chain release factor 2 (programmed frameshift), translating into MEINPILNSIKDLSERSETIRGYLDYDQKHERLTEVNRELEDPAVWNNPSYAQELGRERSLLAQIVETLDEMHSGLADAKDLLLMSAEEEDQAAVDDVAAEVERLRESLEKLEFRRMFSGEMDANNAYLDIQAGSGGTEAQDWANILLRMYLRWADKRGFDATIMELSAGEVAGIKGATVHIKGEYAFGWLRTEIGVHRLVRKSPFDSGNRRHTSFSAVFVSPEIDDNIEIDINPSDLRIDTYRSSGAGGQHVNTTDSAVRITHVPTNTVVSCQNERSQHANKDTAMKMLRARLYEQEVQKRNAASQALEDTKSDIGWGHQIRSYVLDASRIKDLRTNIERSDCDKVLDGDIDEYLVASLKQGL; encoded by the exons ATGGAAATCAACCCGATCCTTAACAGTATCAAGGACCTGTCCGAGCGCTCCGAAACTATTCGGGGGTATCTT GACTACGATCAAAAGCATGAGCGTCTGACTGAAGTCAATCGCGAGCTTGAAGATCCGGCTGTCTGGAACAACCCGTCGTACGCTCAGGAACTGGGCCGCGAGCGGTCGCTGCTGGCTCAGATCGTCGAAACCCTCGACGAAATGCACAGCGGTCTGGCCGATGCCAAAGATTTGCTGCTGATGTCCGCCGAAGAAGAAGACCAGGCCGCCGTCGATGACGTCGCTGCCGAAGTCGAGCGCCTGCGCGAGTCGCTGGAAAAACTCGAATTCCGTCGCATGTTCAGCGGTGAGATGGACGCCAACAACGCCTACCTGGACATCCAGGCCGGCTCCGGCGGCACCGAGGCCCAGGACTGGGCCAACATCCTGCTGCGCATGTACCTGCGCTGGGCTGACAAACGCGGTTTCGACGCAACCATCATGGAACTGTCGGCCGGTGAAGTCGCCGGGATCAAGGGCGCCACGGTCCACATCAAGGGCGAATACGCCTTTGGCTGGCTGCGCACCGAGATCGGCGTGCACCGTCTGGTGCGCAAGAGCCCGTTCGACTCCGGCAACCGCCGCCACACCTCGTTCTCGGCCGTGTTCGTGTCGCCGGAAATCGATGACAACATCGAAATCGACATCAACCCGTCGGACCTGCGCATCGACACCTACCGCTCCTCCGGTGCCGGTGGTCAGCACGTAAACACCACCGACTCGGCCGTACGTATCACCCACGTACCGACCAACACCGTGGTCAGCTGCCAGAACGAACGCTCCCAGCACGCCAACAAAGACACCGCGATGAAAATGTTGCGGGCGCGCTTGTACGAGCAGGAAGTGCAGAAACGCAACGCCGCCTCCCAGGCCCTGGAAGACACCAAGTCGGACATCGGCTGGGGTCACCAGATTCGCTCTTACGTGCTCGATGCGTCGCGAATCAAGGATTTGCGCACTAACATCGAACGCAGTGACTGCGACAAGGTGCTCGACGGCGATATCGACGAATACCTGGTGGCCAGCTTGAAACAAGGGCTTTAA